The Deinococcus aquaticus genomic interval AGCGTGCGCGCCGCCGCCGCACGCAGGGCCGCCAGGGTCGGATCGGGAGTCACACAGTCAGGGTAACGTGCCAGACAACGCAGGAAAGGGAGGTGGACCAAGTGGCCCAGCCTCCCTCTCCCGGCTAACTCTTATGCGGATTCCGTCTGTTTCGTTGACAGATCGGAACACCACCGATCTGCCAACTCCACGCCCGGAACCCGTTTTGCTCCCACTCGCGTCCGCTCGGATTGAACGGCTTTGCAAGCCATTCAATCGGAGTTCGTCTTACTTGATGCTGCCGGTCAGGCCGTTGGGGTAGAAGCCGCCCTTGGTGGCGTTGGGGGCCAGGTAGACGATGTTCAGCACTTCACGGGTGCTGCGGCCGTACGCCACGCCGTTCTTGTCGGCGGGCGCGACGATCATGTTCCCGGCGTTGTCGCTCAGGCCCTGGTCTTTCATGCCGCCGACCGAGCCGCGCAGGTTGCTGATGGCCTGCACGACCTGACCGACGTACAGTCCGGCGGCGGCCGTCACCTGACGCTGCTGGTACAGCATGGCGCGGATGGCCCCACCGTGGTACGCCTCGACGGCCAGGATGCCGGCGGCGGCCTGCAGGTACGCGGGGTTGGTGATCAGGGTCGCGGCGCCGTTGTAGGCGGTGACGCCCACGTCCTCGAAGATGAACGCGCCGTGCAGGAAGAACAGGTCGTTGGCGTAGGGGTTGAATCCGTCGATCTTCCCGCCGGACGCGGCCTTACCGGCGGCGCGGAACGCTCCGTTCAGGTCGATGACGGGGCGGGCGGCGGCGGCCTTCCCGAGCGCGCCGTGCAGGAATTTCACGTGCGCGAGTTCGTCCTCGGCGATGTCGCGGGCCAGGGCCTGCACGTTGCCGTCCTTGAACTGCATGCCGCGGGCCTGGTCGAGGCTGGCGGGCAGGATGATGTTCGCGCCGCCGCCGATCTTGCGCAATTCGTCCACGCGGCCCACGGCGGCGAGGTAGAAGGCGGCTTCCAGGTACTCGAGGTTCAGGGCGAAGTTCAGGACGGCCCCGTCGATGTCCTTGGCGGGCGCGGCGGCGGCGGTTCCGGCGGTCGCGGCGAGGCTCATGGCGGCGGCGCCCATGCCGATCTTGCCCAGGAAGCCCATGGCGGCGCGGCGGTTCATGGTGTCGGTGTTGGTGGCGTCGGCGATGATCTGTTCGGTGCTGGTGCGGTTATCCATGATGGGTGCTCCTGTGTGGGCGCAGTGAGCCTTCTGGACGTCACGGGTGTGAGGTCCGGCGGGGCGCTGCGAGAGAGGGATGAGGGGTGGGCGGAACCGGGCGCTGGCCCTGTAGGGGGAACAGCGCTGGCGGCTCCTTCCTGACAACCGGGTATATGCCGGGGTGCCGGGATCGGATCACGCGCCCGGCACAACATGAACGCGCCCTAAAGGACGCAGGCTGATCCGGGCGGCCGGACCACACGGGCGGGGCGGCTAGAGTGGGGCGCATGACAGCCTCTCCCACCCTGTTCGAGCGGATCATTGCCCGCGAGATTCCCAGCCAGATCGTGTTCGAGGACGAGCACTACATCGCCATCCGCGACATTGCGCCCAAGGCGCCCATTCACCTGCTGGTCATTCCGAAGAAGGTCTCGGCGCGCGTGGACGAGATCACGGACGCCGCCGAGATGGGCGAGTTGTGGCTGACTGCCACGCGGGTGGCGCGGCAGCACGCGCAGGATTACCGGCTGGTCGTGAACTGCGGCCCCGGCGGCGGGCAGATGGTCTTCCACACGCACGTGCATATCCTGGCCGGGTGGGAGAACGGCCCGGCCGACGACACGGGCCTGGGCCAGTGACAGAAGTGACGCGTGGCCCGACCCTGGCCGGAACCTTCGACGCGGTGCTGTTCGACCTGGACGGCGTGCTGGTCGACAGCGAGGCGCTGTCGGCCGACGTGTGGGTCCGCACGCTGGCCGAACACGGCCTGCCGCTGGCCCTGAACGACTTCGCACACCTAGCGGTCGGGCAGACCTTCCCGAACGTCCTGCTGCGCCTGGGTGACCTGCACGGCTGGACGCCCACCGACGCCTTCCTGCCCACCCTGGAAGGCCGGTTCAACGCAGCCTTCGAGTCCCTGGACGCCATTGAAGGTGCGCGCGACACCCTGCGCGGCCTGCAAGACCGGGGCGTGCCGTTCGCGGTGGGCAGCAACAGCGAACGCGGGCGGCTGCACATGAAACTCGCGTCGGCCGGACTGGCGGAACTGGTGGGCATGCACGCCTACGACCCGTCATGGGTGGGCGGGCGCGGCAAGCCCGAACCGGACCTGTACGCCTTTGCCGCCGCGCAGCTCGGCGCGGACATCACGCGCTGCGTGGTCATCGAGGACAGCGTGCCCGGAGCGACAGCGGGCGTGCGGGCCGGCGCGACCGTGATCGGCCTGCTCGCCACCGGGCACGCCCACCCGGACGACGCCGCGCACCTGCTGGCCGCCGGAGTGCGCCACGTGGTGACCTCACACGCCCAGTTGCAACAGCTGCTGGGTCTCACCACCACCTGATCCGCCCCTGCCGGATTCCACGGGGTTGGCCGCCATCAAGACAACTGACCCGCGCACCTGAACTTTCGCTCTGCATGAAGGCCACTCTTCATGAGAACACTGGGCCTACACTACCGGCATGTGGATGAAACTCCTGCTTGCCTTCATTCCGGTCAGCCTGCTGCTGGAATACGTCCTGCACGCGCCCCCGCTGTGGGTGTTCTTCACGTCCGTCATTGCGATCATTCCACTGGCGGACCTGCTGCGGCAGGCGACCGAGCAGGTCGCGGCGCGCGCCGGGCAGACCATCGGCGGCCTGCTGAACGTGACGTTCGGGAACCTCGCGGAGCTGATCATCGCCATCTTCGTGCTGCTGGCCGGGAACATTACGGTCGTGAAGGCGCAGATCACGGGCAGCATCATCGGGAACGCGCTGCTGGGCCTGGGTCTGGCCATCCTGATCGGCAGTTTCGGGCGGAACACGCAGAAGTTCAGCCGCACGAACGCCGGGCAGCTGAACTCCATGCTGTTCCTGGTCGTCATTGCCCTGCTGATCCCGGCGCTGTTCGACTACACCGAGCGCCTCCCGGACTTCCTGGCGGGCAGCGACACGGTCCGCGCGAACCTAGACGAGTACCTGAGTCTGGGCGTGGCCGTCGTGCTGATCGCCGTGTACGCCCTGAACCTCGTGTACACGCTGGTCACGCACAAGGACGCCTTCGCCATGGAGGAAGAGGAAGGCGGGCACGGGCACGGTGACCTGTGGCCGGTGTGGCGGGCAGCCGCGACCATGATCGGCGCGACCGCCCTGATCGCCCTGGAATCCGAGATGCTCTCCGGCGCGCTGGAAGCCACGAGTACCACGCTGGGCCTCAGCCCGTTCTTCCTGGGCATCATCGTGCTGGCCGTCGTGGGGAACTTCGCGGAGTACATCGCCGGGAGTTACTTCGCGCGCAAGGGACAGATCGGGCTGGCCATCAACATCGCGGTCGGCGCGACCATTCAGGTGGCGCTGTTCACCGCGCCCGTGCTGGTGATCATCTCGTACGTGATCGGCAAACCCATGAACCTCGTGTTCTCCAGCCCGCTGGAACTGGTCGCCATCGTGGCCGTCGCGTTGATCGTCACGACCGTCACCAAGGACGGCGAGGCCACCTGGTTCGAGGGTGTGCTGCTGATCGCCGTGTACCTGCTGCTGGGCCTGTCGTTCTACTTCGTCACGCCGCGCGCGCAGAGCGAAGGGGCCAGTCTGCCCGTGCCTGCCGGGACCACGCAGGCGTACGCGCATACGCCAGGAATTCCCGCCGCCGCCTGAGCAGAGGCGCCGTGAACCGCTGCCTCCGCACTGGACGGGGGCAGCGGTTGTTCGTCTGCGGCATGACCGCTTGACAGTAAACTCTACATATGTTGTTAATGGGATATGCCCCGGTCCCCCAACTCCAGCCCTCACACGAAAGCCGTTCTGCACGCCCTCCAGCAGACCTACCCCGCCCACACCTACGGCTACGACCTCAGCAAAAGCACCAGCCTGAAAAGCGGCACCCTCTACCCTATCCTCCAGCGCCTGCACGAACAGGGCCACCTGGACGCCCAGTGGGAAGACTCCCCCCACCCCGGCAGACCACCCCGCCACATCTACCGCCTGACGCAGAGTGGCCTCCAACTGGCCCGCGAACGCCACGAATCCACCACCATCCACCGCATCAAAGGAGCCCTGACGTGAACCACGACGACTGGAAGACCGGCATGCGCAACGAGGCGGACAGCACCGGGGACACCCGCTGGGCGACCCAGACGCGGCGGGCCGCCGCACTCCTGCCGCGCCGGACCGTGCGTGGCGACGCTCTGCTGGCGGCCGGGGCCGCGCTGGGCGTTACGGTCACCCTGCTGGGACTGATCCTGGCGGCGCATCTGCTGACCGGGGGAGGCACGCACGCCCCGACCCGGCCGCAGCAGTGGTGGCTGGGCCTGAACGCCGGCCTGATCCCCCTGATCGCCGGGATGATCCTCGCGGCGGACCGTGCGCGGCCCGGCGCGGTGGCCGCCGCGTTCCTGACCACACAGCTGTGGTGGGGCCTGCTGACCCACCTGGTCGGGGCGTTCGGCCTGCTGCCGGGCTGGACCGCGTGGCCGCTCTCCCCCACCGCAACGACCCTCGCGGCGCTGGGAGTCACGGGCCTCACGCTGGGGGGCATGAGTCTGTTCCGGAGTGTGCAGGGCGGCTGGACATGCCTGCGGAACCCCGCATGACGCCCGACGAGTGGAAGACCGCCATGCAGAACGAAGCCTCCAGTGTGAATGACCGGGATTGGGCGGTGCAGACGAGACTGGCGGCGGGACGGTTCGGGTGGCGTGGCGCGGGCGTGTCTGCGCTGGTGTTCGCCGGGCTGGGCGTGAGCATGGTCCTGCTCATCCAGTTCCTCTGGCAGCACGACACACCGGATGGGCTGTGGTC includes:
- a CDS encoding ferritin-like domain-containing protein is translated as MDNRTSTEQIIADATNTDTMNRRAAMGFLGKIGMGAAAMSLAATAGTAAAAPAKDIDGAVLNFALNLEYLEAAFYLAAVGRVDELRKIGGGANIILPASLDQARGMQFKDGNVQALARDIAEDELAHVKFLHGALGKAAAARPVIDLNGAFRAAGKAASGGKIDGFNPYANDLFFLHGAFIFEDVGVTAYNGAATLITNPAYLQAAAGILAVEAYHGGAIRAMLYQQRQVTAAAGLYVGQVVQAISNLRGSVGGMKDQGLSDNAGNMIVAPADKNGVAYGRSTREVLNIVYLAPNATKGGFYPNGLTGSIK
- a CDS encoding histidine triad nucleotide-binding protein, which codes for MTASPTLFERIIAREIPSQIVFEDEHYIAIRDIAPKAPIHLLVIPKKVSARVDEITDAAEMGELWLTATRVARQHAQDYRLVVNCGPGGGQMVFHTHVHILAGWENGPADDTGLGQ
- a CDS encoding HAD family hydrolase, whose product is MTEVTRGPTLAGTFDAVLFDLDGVLVDSEALSADVWVRTLAEHGLPLALNDFAHLAVGQTFPNVLLRLGDLHGWTPTDAFLPTLEGRFNAAFESLDAIEGARDTLRGLQDRGVPFAVGSNSERGRLHMKLASAGLAELVGMHAYDPSWVGGRGKPEPDLYAFAAAQLGADITRCVVIEDSVPGATAGVRAGATVIGLLATGHAHPDDAAHLLAAGVRHVVTSHAQLQQLLGLTTT
- the cax gene encoding calcium/proton exchanger; the protein is MWMKLLLAFIPVSLLLEYVLHAPPLWVFFTSVIAIIPLADLLRQATEQVAARAGQTIGGLLNVTFGNLAELIIAIFVLLAGNITVVKAQITGSIIGNALLGLGLAILIGSFGRNTQKFSRTNAGQLNSMLFLVVIALLIPALFDYTERLPDFLAGSDTVRANLDEYLSLGVAVVLIAVYALNLVYTLVTHKDAFAMEEEEGGHGHGDLWPVWRAAATMIGATALIALESEMLSGALEATSTTLGLSPFFLGIIVLAVVGNFAEYIAGSYFARKGQIGLAINIAVGATIQVALFTAPVLVIISYVIGKPMNLVFSSPLELVAIVAVALIVTTVTKDGEATWFEGVLLIAVYLLLGLSFYFVTPRAQSEGASLPVPAGTTQAYAHTPGIPAAA
- a CDS encoding PadR family transcriptional regulator, whose product is MPRSPNSSPHTKAVLHALQQTYPAHTYGYDLSKSTSLKSGTLYPILQRLHEQGHLDAQWEDSPHPGRPPRHIYRLTQSGLQLARERHESTTIHRIKGALT